CAAAGCGAAATAAAACGATACACATGTATTCAAAGGAACAGCACAAACCAATACAGAAAAAGTTAAGGCAgttggaagatttttttttttttacttactgaGTGAGCCCAGCCAGCATATGAGCCCCAAAGCTTTCTGAAAAAATCCcctgcaaaatataaaaatatatgcaaGGATTTTCACTGAAATTAAAAAGATAGCCATTGTAGACAGATGCTGTAGTTTCAGTCAGATGCTGGTATAGAATGTTATTGAGTACACTATAATTTAAGTTGAATTATACTGCCCATAGTAACATCAACATCATTTCAGTATTCAGTTAGACACTGAAAATAGCAGTAAAGCTAATGTGACTGTTGTTTTACTCACCGATTTCTTTGTAGACTTTATTGGTCAGCGTCTTCTGTTTAGTTCCTGCAGCACAGCTGTAGTCACGCCTTACAATCTGCCACACATGAGTATCTACAGGAACGGCTTCAGACTTGTCCAGggacattaaacacacacagtcggCTACCTAGACGtcacacatccatacacacaaagTTTGTAGTATAATAGTTATACTGCAGAAACATGGACATTCACAGATAAAGAGAAATATCAGTAGTCTAGCAaacagctgctttttttttatcacatttaatTTGCGATTCCTGTTTCTTTATTCAGTGATCTCAGCAAAGATATTTGCCTAGTTCTGGCAAACATTACAACACGTAAATGAATAGCTACCTTTGGGCCAACACCAGGGAGTGTAAGGAGAGCAGCTCTGGCCTCCAGATAGGGGATGTTACGGAGATCATGAAGCCACTTAGGACCATGAGAGCTCATAATCAGGTGTGCACTTCCCTGTAGGAAACGAGCTCGGTAGCCAAAGCCCAAATCCCGTAGCTGTGCCTCTacacttctctctgtctcacacacacaactcaatcAAATATGTACATACTACTGACCAGAAAAAGGGCATTAATGTATGCGGTAATGAAAGCGTGTTACCTGCTAAAGCCTCTATGGAGGGGAAGTCGTGATACTGTGTGCCATCGAGCTGGCAGAGTGCAGTCCCAAGTGTGCCACACAAACGCTCGACCATCCCCTGAATCCGAGAGATGTGATTATTCGAGCTGCAGATGAACGAGAAGAGACACTCCACAGGATCCTGTCGCAACATGCGCACTCCTACCACAAATACATGTTCTTATCAGCCATAAACCAATGACAGGTGATGTGAATAATATTGATTACCATGTTACCATGGTACCAGTCATGAGGTGGGTAAAATTAGACAGCAAGCAAGCAGTCTTTGAATAGGGCCAAATTGTGGTTGcatcagagcatctccaaaacagcaggtcttgtggggtgttcctAAAAGTGGTTCAATGAAGGACAACTGAAGCTCTGCAGTCGCAAGACTCATTAATGCACATGGAGAGCAAAGGCTAGCCTACAGTATGCATGGGGAACTTACCTCATGaggagatggcaccaggatgtaATATGGGAAGAAGGCTAACTGGTGGAGGCAGAGtgattgtcaggactcagcccggactttttggccatgtgcatttgttattgtttcttgtcacgtgtctgccccgccttcgtctgctcctccctgtcgtcacacctgatccatattgtgtcatcattgtcttttatatttaagtgaaccattattagttacgtttaccctTCGTTATGTCtagtcattgttaagtgtcgtcatttgtattgtttcagtgatcgtcttttctgtctttgtcttctttatttattaaacccctttcatttgaagctatcctgcgtacgggtctgtctccttccttcctggttgtgacagtgatgctctgggcaatgttctccTGCGAAACCTCTgatgtttcttttaaacatacAACCTACCTAAGCATAGTTTCAGACCAAGTATCCCCTActggcctctttcagcaggataaagCTCCCTGCCACGCAGCAAGAAATGTTCAGCAACAGTTTGAGTACCTTAACaaaagagttcaaggtgttgtcTTGACCTCCAAATTCCATATATCTCAGTTTgatcaagcatctgtgggatgtgctggaaaAACAACATGCAAGACTTAAAGGATCTGTGGCTAAAGTCTTGATGCCAGATATCAAAGCACACCTTTCAAAGTCTTTCAACCTTTCATGGAGTCCATGCCTTgatgggtcagagctgttttggtggtaCAATGGGggtgttcatttattattaagcaagtggatttaatgttatggctgattggtgtaaaTGAATATTGAGATCCTCATAGAACATGGAGCAAATTTTAGTCTTGTAGGTGACTGTCAAATGTTATCAATCATAGTATGTTGTGGTATGAACCTAATGCAATCAGTATGCACAGCTTACCTGAGAAGATGTTGCCTATGAGCCTGAAGTGTCGATCTGCATCACCCCATTCTTTATACAAATCTTCCAGGTTAACACTTAGCTGGAAATAGTCTCTTAACATCTCCTCGTCTTTGGCATCCTGCTCGGAGTTCGACACGCAAAGGCTCTTTTCATTCTCTTCCACCTTTACCTTAGTCATTTCTTTAAACCTCTTTCCTGACTCTTGGGAGTTCTCTGCTTTCCTTTTCCGTCCATCAGCGTTACCCGGATCCTCCTGGCGTCTGTACACATGGTACCATAAAGTGTCGTTGGTCTGAGTTAGCGTCCACACTCGTCCTCCCATCACTCCTGTCCAGTGGCCTTCGCCTGTCTCATGCCATCTGGGAGAATTAACAGTTCACACAAAGTTGCACTATTTTTAACATAACACAGGGTTGTTTTCAGTAGGAACACATTGGCAGAGAGAACAACGCAGTACATTTCCTAAGCTATGTTGTTTCATACTCAGACTTAATACAGATTCATATCAGCTTTCTGACTTGCTAGGATGTAATTAAGTGTCATCAGTTATAGATGAAATATTTAGTGCCATttgaaatgtataacatgtataacatGTTATTTGAGTGaagaattatttcttttttgcttctTACTGCTAATTATTATGTaagaatataatgtaataaaacatgTCAAGGTGTAAATTTCCGTTTACATTCCAGTAATGTTGTACAATAGCAGCTGTATTCATCTCTTCCCTTAACAACCtaaaatgttacataaacatctccttacaggaAACTTCACATATCAAAAATATACTGTTTTTATCTTTGTAAAGCAGCAATatgttcattattataattagatttggaaaaaaaacggtctgtctctgtgaatgagctttaactgaaaaacaaaaacaaaaaacaacaactattattttttaacaagtgCATTAATGAAAACCTGTGATTTAGATTACAGTGGTcaatactctctctctgtatctatctatctatatacatacatacatatactgtatatatatatatatatatatatatatatatatatatatatatatatatatatatatatatatatatatacacgctACTAAAATGTCAGATGATGTATGTGAGTAAAGAGGGATTAAGTCTGATGTGGATATGTATtcactatatgtgtgtgtgtgtatatatatatatatatatatatatatatatatatatatatatatatatatatatgcatagtGAATACATATCCACTTTGTGATACATATTTTACCTGAAAGTTTGTCCACATCCCAGTGTCAGGTCCAGGCGAAGTTCAGACTTGGGGCAGGAAAGACAGCGCCATGCTGTGGCCCCCAAAGAGAGCAAAGCATGCTGGGACATCTTTCTGTTCCACCTTAATGGAGTGCCCTAAATCCAGTTCAAATAGTCTCAGTTAAAGGttttggattattatttttcctctttcaaACCACCGACAACATGCGATCAATATGATTCACGACAATAGTCACAAGTGCAGTCGCTGTACATTTTCCGTTTCTTAAAAATCACTTATGAGCCCTAAGTTGCGGTATTAGAATATTAGGAAGGGTGTAAGGGAGCGTCTATAAAGTGACTGATACGATGtcaatgtaaacacaaacatgcattgAGTACCGTAAAGGCAGTTATCCCCAAAGGAGTTTTCTCACCCATGTAATACTTTTCTCCTAAGGTTACGGCTTAAACcatcgggttttttttttatctatctctTTTCCAACTTTGTCGAATTATTAATAAGGTCATAAATCGTCCTACTGCGCCTTTAATCTTCTTTCATTCTTGACTCGAGCCCCATTGTTAATAAACTGCCTAGAAACGTTAAAGAATTATCAGCAAACACTTAGATGAAGTGTTGACTAGCCGTTGAAAAAGCGTATTTCTGACAAATAATATCAAGATTTAGATTTTACTCAcgtgtgtgatttgtgttcaAACCTTATGAATGAGTTTGGACGAAACATTAATAAACCCTGCGAAATCTccgaattaattttatttattttatagcagCCCACAACATGATTTTTGTACTTtctatgatttgtttttatcttcacTAGCCATCGTAAAGTAACTGATGTAACTCTGGTGTAAGATTTGGTATAGCTGGTAAACATTGCTGTAAAATTCCTTGTGATTGGACAAGCTTTGTAGAAAATAATTCATGATTGGCTCTTTTGTCCCTTCCTGAATACTGTGGCTTGTGTCTTTCCCACCCGCATTCCGAAAAACCGTACCGTCTACCAATAACCAAAGGACAATATACGAATCGGTGGAGTTAGTTGAATTTTATTTTGGGGGAATTGTCACCttgtaaacactgttttttatttacttttgagagtcacaaacagctggaaccaaatttctTGTGTGCGTCAACACACTTAAATAAACCTAATTCTGATTCTAATACTGATACTGATTCTGAGACTGATTGGTttaacagccaatcagattgcagGTCTGAGCACAGGAGGCGGGACTTGACAGAAAGTACGTGGGAAAAGAAAACGAATTATTTCTCTCgcattttcagtttttcttgACGGTGGCGTGCGTGTGCAACATGGAGGATTTGGTGGCTCTTTTTACCTCAGTCGGGCTCAGTGAGCAGAAAGCCAAGGAGACGATAAAAAATGAGCAACTTAGTTCAGCTCTCAGAGACGCTATTATACAGGTAAGTTTGAGAAACACACCGGCACGAGGTTGGACCTCGCGCGCGTGGGCATTGCGCGCGTGGGCATAGCCCGGCTGCAGAGCTAGCTAGTTAGGCTAACATCTGTTCTGTCAGCTGTCACTATGCATCATGATTTCAATAGAACCAATATTAATAAAACTTATGTAAATTCTAGTCATTATTGTCCGTCTtaggtttttgttgttgtggtggtTGGTTTTTATGTACATAATGAATATTGTTATGatataattaaacaatgaaaacaaatgtaaCTTTTACTTTCAGTTTTTTACCCTGATGAATATTgtagctagtttttttttttcccagagtcTTGGGTTAATTTCAagtgttttacaaaaaaagtgCTCTTTTATGATAATTAGTTCTCTTTAGTTTAATTTCAGGAATATATTTCAttgatcagaatcaggtttaatGACACACACCAGGAGTTTGGTTCCAGCAGctgttaaacaaaataaaattattttcttaatgAATATCAGTGATTTGAATTTGTTGGCAATTCAATGAAATGTGTGTCATCGATCAGTACGAGGAAAACTTATTTTAAAGCTTTGTTTTTCCTATAGGCCCAGAAGCTGTTGGGATCCAAAGAAGTGGACAAAGCCATTGGGAACCTACTTTACAGCTTATCATCCCGTCTACGAGACACCGGGCGCTTGAATTTCTTGACCGGTTATATTGTCGAGCGCAAGATCACAACAGACCTGCAGTTGTCAGGTGTGCATATAGTTCTCAATCACTCTCAAAGCTGTTAATGGTGGACTGGTATTGTTAGTACTTATCACATCGCTGTTATAAACAGGATGACAAAGTGGTGCCAGGACGTTCTGTGATTCTTATGGCAGATAACATGTCAGAGGTGACAGCAGAGGTAGTAATGGAACGTGTTTTCAACAGGAGCAGACAGCGCAGCCAAAGGATTTTAAGTCCACTGTGTCTCTTGTATGGAGAAACTATGGTTGCTGTCAATATGAGTCATTATGAAGAGGATTGTGAATTACTGGGTTGTCACAGGTAGCAACAAAAGAAACGAGAACCACCGTAGCAAGGACTGAATTAAACGTAGACGTTAAAAGTAAACGTTTAACTGTCCAATCGTTCGTTGTTACTGCTCCTGAAATCATTATGCCGTAACAAACCTGGTGCAGTTTTGTGGGACAATgatgatgcatttattttattcctgttaGAAGTTTGTGGCTTCACAGCCATACTGATATTATAGGAGGGACATTACTAGTACAgttacagtggtgtttaatagaaaggggaaaaaaatcattgttcTCAAAAATGTTCCCACAAAAGAgcaagtaattttttttctttctcactatTTTCCAGTGACCATTACTATattaaagaaatacagcataaatgTATTAggctctgttacagcagaaaTGTGGCTTGGCTGGATGGCAATCTATGCCATGATAAACTTTGTAAGCTATTTGAGATCAGCTTATATGAGGAAGTAAGGGTTAGGAATGGTAcagaataaaggaataaagcatCGCTGCATCGCCCTTTTAAGGGAGATATCAGAGCAACATCTTGGATGCCACTGAAGATGGATGGCATGTTGATGATAAAGAATATTAACACTGAAAACACTGATACAACAGTGCCAGCTGTTTAACTttgttcttctgtctgtttgcAGCTGCATTAGACTTTGTGAAGGGCCACCCTGAGAATCCTCTGGACCAGAAGGCATTTGAGACTTCCTGTGGAGTGGGAGTTGTTGTCACGCCAGAGCAGATTGAAGATGAGGTTAGTTAGCTCACATTCAGCGTTATGTACGTGTTCGGGTGCTGCAGTCTATCTGACTGCTTTTGCATGAGCATTTTGGTGTTTCCTGAATTCACCACACAACCTACCAGTCAGAGGCCTCTGTCAGTTCTGACAGTGTTGAGTCTTTATTATTCAGAGCTGTTATAAATCTTCAGTTATAAGCCGATAAGGGAAATTCCCAGTGATTTAAAGAAAAGTCAAGTAATATGACTGGCTTGATATCACCATTAATTAGCTATTAAGCAGTAATATATCATGGAAACCAGGAAATCAAAAGGACACAAAAGTTTTTCTGTTTAGAGTTTAGCTTCGAGCCCTAAACATAGAATTGATTTACTGTGTGAGCTTTTATGTACTTAGTCCATATTAAAGTTGTCTACGGgataattgaattttttttttaatcccagaCGTAGCTGGAATTCTGAACAATCCCACTCCGGTTATTGGGTTGTGCAACACTGCAGCCCGTATGCTCCCATGTTAATATATGTATGTTCCACCTCCTTTATAGTAATAACTCTCTCCTCTGACTGAGCTAGGTTCCTTCCAACACCCAACTCTGCTttagttttaaattatatttgaaGTGGTGGTTAAAAATGCATCTAATTCCGACTTGCCTACAATTTACCAGCAATGTTAAAGACAGTTTATTGACATGATTCCCTCGTAAAATGAAACAGCTCCTCTGTGtttaatacatactgtacacagaaTATTTCACTCTGTCTGGGGATTCATTCGTGCTTGTTTACTGTTTCCTCAGGTTGAGTTGATCATCAGAAAGCACAAACAGCAGCTGTTGGCGGAGCGATATCGCTTCAACATGGGACTCCTCATTGGTGAAAACCtctatatttttctttccattcatACAGCTATCATCAATCGAGATAGAAGTACAACTGTAACTGATTCTGATTGCTGATCCTCTAGGTGAAGCAAGAGCTGCTCTTAAATGGGCAGATGGGAAGATCCTAAAAAATGAAGTCGATATGCAGGTGAGCATTTACACTATTCGAGTCCAAAATGCTGAGCTCAGcagatgttttgttttcatcatGCTTTCTTCTCTATGCAGGTCTTGCACCTCCTGGGTCCTAAAACTGTGGCAGACCTGGAGAAAAAACCCAAGGTACATGTCACGGTCATAAAAAATTATGCATGATGCATTTGTAACTTTCAAAATAGATttaatgttgtttgtgtgtctgtgtgtgtttttgtgttgaatAGGCAGCAAAAGCCAAACCAgtagaggagaagaagaaggttgagaatgatgtgtgtgtgaacggtGAGTCACTGGAGTTGTTTCTCCAAATGGTGCAAAGCCATAACAAAGGaaatattgtgtttatatttgatATGTTTATAAAGTTAAAGATATGAGAAAATGTGCCccaactttatttttatgtgtaaGGTGAAATCTTGTCTTAAGCATATTCTACATGCATCTTGTAATTACATACATCTCTGTTTGTCGAAGAAGGTCTTTCTTTAAATATGCAATAGTTCATAAACGTTGAGAGAAAATGTTTGCTCTATTTCCTGCTCTTTTTGTTTTCACTGCAGCAATCCAGGCATTTTGCTGTgctttgtttgttaaaaaatgaCACTAATTTAGCGTTAATTTAAATTTAGCCCTCTCTGATTAAATCATGATAGCGCTCTCATAATAAAAGGTGTCTGGAGAATGGTTCTTCACTAGCGTTTTGGATAACGTTTACTGTTCACTGGATGTGTGCTAGGAATTGCATTCTATATAGTCTATTTCAGTAAAGAAAAGCTTCCGGGTTCATTTGGTACAAAATGTTCGTGCATCGTTGATGTGCTGGTATGGTAGAAATGTACCACAACAAGTACCTAGTCACGTATGTTGTGTAAAAAGAAGCTGGATTTTAATACTTGGTTTACAGCCAAAATTCGggttaataatgttaaaggtggggtgtacgatgtttgaaagccaatgttgacatttgaaatccccaaaacaaacacgcctttaacccaaatgggtgtcacccctgttttgatagctccgcccacacataaataagcaacccaggcaactattatggcggaacctgctggggctgctggccgaggggatatttttatcagtaaatgaactcgatgagtaatactatggtaatacaggtcaaatgtgtttttgtagtaccgtgtgttgtaccgtgaaaggtttagctctgtttcacatGGAAGAAGActttcaacacctagaacccgaggcagaggtaacggcaggtatctgCCATGTCAATGTATCAATCGCTTTCGGTTAATGTCatacatgcgcactgaacactctctccgctgcatattgacaagacacgcccctttcttctcattggctacacgtttgttttgttagtcgtcccgactcagttttctgaagcattttttcaaacatcgtgcaccccacctttaatggcAAATGAATTGATGTGGTGTGTATTTGTTCACAGGTGTTAAAGTAGAGGGGAAATCTCTGATGGAGCAGCTCAGAGGAGAAGCTCTCAAGTTCCATAAACCAGGTGTCTGAAAGCTTCAGCTCATTCCTTAAACACCCGTTTCCAAAAAACTACACTGATATATCTAAAgcatataatgtgtttatttattaaagattagaTTGGACATGTTGGAGCCTTGTGCTGCATATATGAGTAAACACAGAAAAGTGAAGTTGAATGTCCTGCTGTGTATTTTTAGGTGAGAATTACAAAACTGAAGGTTATGTTGTGACACCAAACaccatgaacctgctgaagaagCACCTGGAAGAAACTGgaggacaggtgtgtgtgtgtgtgtggctgactGGGTATAGGACGTTTTATAGGAAAAATGCTTCACTGTTCCTTAtctgtttgctgtgttttttttttttttatgtatagatTCGGACCCGGTTCCCTCCTGAACCTAATGGCATTCTTCACATCGGCCATGCCAAAGCTATTAACTTCAACTTTGGTTATGCTGCGGTACTGCTTTacaaatatatgtatacacacacacacacaatgtgtcagtattttatatttatttatgtttttttacttgtttctgCAGGCAAATAATGGCATCTGCTTCCTACGCTATGATGACACAAACCcagagaaagaagaggagaaaTATTTCACTGCCATTAAAGAGATGGTGGAGTGGCTGGGTGTGTTTCTCAAGCTCCTTTCAGTTTTGCAATAAATATGTCAGTTATGGCATCCTAAAGCCAACAAACATTTACTGGTTTGCGTGCATGAAATCTTTGGAGCATTTGACATTCTCACACACCCATGTTTCCTGTATCAGATCCAATAGTTTCAGATACGATGAAGAGTTTAGCAAATTAGGTTTATAGTATTGTATTAAGTCGAATTCAAGCTcaagcagtttatttttttgtctgtgtctgttgttTTCCAGGCTATAAGCCTTATGATATTACTTATGCCTCTGATCACTTCGGGAAGCTATACGAACTCGGTGTGGACCTTATACGCAGGTGAAcaaaaccaccacacacacgcacacacacactccagtaaAAGGCTGCCAAAGAATACAGACGACTACTTTATATATTctttaatggaaataaaatgaacttgaTAAGAAACTTTtactatttaataattaaaggaAACAAAATTCAGCAAATACTTTGTTGAATATGTTCATATCCCTGTTCAGTATGAAGTAGAACCATGTCTGGCTGTAATTACAGCTAAATTATAACTTTATACGTCTGGATCCTTAAGAGCTTGTCTTTAATTGAACCATTTGAACATATTCAGCTTCTTTGTGTAGAGACACTCCAGTGTAGCCTTGGCAGAGTCTTTGTGGAGATTGGATCAGGTTTTGCCTGTTTGGCCTTCAAAGAATTTCTCAAttacagataaacaaaacaTCTCCAAAACATGATGCAACCACCATCATGTTTTTCTGGATgatgagcatttttttttagatggttTTAGATGTTTTGGCAAAATTGATGTTAATAGGTAACGTATGTGTCCTTGTCAGGGGTCATGCATATGTGTGCCACCAGCGCACCGAGGAGCTGAAGGGCCACAATGCGCCGCTCTCACCATGGCGGGATCGACCTGTGGAGGAATCCATCGTTCTCTTTGAGAGAATGAAGAAGGGCCTGTTTGCAGAGGGCGAGGCCACACTCCGCATGAAGATGGTCATGGAGGATGGCAAAATGGACCCAGTGGCTTTCCGCATCaaatacacaccacaccacagaaCAGGAGACACCTGGTACAAACATGGGAACCTCATGcacatttggatttttttaataaatgaaacaatctGTGATTCACCTTCTCACATTCTTATCTCTCCAGGTGTATTTATCCTACATATGACTACACCCACTGCCTGTGCGACTCATTtgaaaacatcacacactcGCTGTGCACCAAAGAGTTTCAGGCTAGGTAAGTGCAGCAGTGAAGGAGGACATAATAGTGGATTTAAAAATATAGCGACTTGGAGTTTCTGAAACATACAGTGGGGTCCAAAATTCTGACAGCACTAGTGAAATATAGTGAAATCCCAGCATTACGTTATTACGTCTACAATGATAATGCCTCTGGCCTACAGTATAAAGGGAATGTAACTGACATGTTGTGTATGTTCTTTCTCATTCTCAGGCGCTCATCATATTTCTGGCTGTGCAATGCTCTGGACTTGTACTGTCCTGTGCAGTGGGAATACGGCAGACTTAACTTTACCTACACGGTCGTCTCTAAGAGGAAGATCATCAGACTGGTGGAGACTGGGGTTGTCAGGTAAGATAAGTCCCCATTGTTGGCTGTTCTCATGTTCTTTTACTGatttcttcatttgtttttttttcttgaatacATTTAACTTTCACAGGTAATGGCTATATTTAGCATTAGACAAAACTCCATGCTCAGAATAATCAAAGCTATGTAGTATTACTGATGTTACATAACATTACTTTTATGGCATTTTGTAGATGCctttattcagagcgacttaaaattttatattatttttatacaactgaacaattatgggttaagggccttgattaATGGCCCAGCAGCGGACACTTGGTttttggacctgggatttgaacttccAACCTTCCTCTCAGTGGTCCAACGCTAGCCGCTAAGCTATCACATCCCACATAATGTGGTGCCTTTGGACTTTTGTTATCTTGGCT
The genomic region above belongs to Tachysurus vachellii isolate PV-2020 chromosome 11, HZAU_Pvac_v1, whole genome shotgun sequence and contains:
- the ogg1 gene encoding N-glycosylase/DNA lyase translates to MSQHALLSLGATAWRCLSCPKSELRLDLTLGCGQTFRWHETGEGHWTGVMGGRVWTLTQTNDTLWYHVYRRQEDPGNADGRKRKAENSQESGKRFKEMTKVKVEENEKSLCVSNSEQDAKDEEMLRDYFQLSVNLEDLYKEWGDADRHFRLIGNIFSGVRMLRQDPVECLFSFICSSNNHISRIQGMVERLCGTLGTALCQLDGTQYHDFPSIEALAERSVEAQLRDLGFGYRARFLQGSAHLIMSSHGPKWLHDLRNIPYLEARAALLTLPGVGPKVADCVCLMSLDKSEAVPVDTHVWQIVRRDYSCAAGTKQKTLTNKVYKEIGDFFRKLWGSYAGWAHSVLFCADLKKFQQLKEIPTIKEEKNQAKQVVKKKNTICQKAGNVKKKGD
- the qars1 gene encoding glutamine--tRNA ligase → MEDLVALFTSVGLSEQKAKETIKNEQLSSALRDAIIQAQKLLGSKEVDKAIGNLLYSLSSRLRDTGRLNFLTGYIVERKITTDLQLSAALDFVKGHPENPLDQKAFETSCGVGVVVTPEQIEDEVELIIRKHKQQLLAERYRFNMGLLIGEARAALKWADGKILKNEVDMQVLHLLGPKTVADLEKKPKAAKAKPVEEKKKVENDVCVNGVKVEGKSLMEQLRGEALKFHKPGENYKTEGYVVTPNTMNLLKKHLEETGGQIRTRFPPEPNGILHIGHAKAINFNFGYAAANNGICFLRYDDTNPEKEEEKYFTAIKEMVEWLGYKPYDITYASDHFGKLYELGVDLIRRGHAYVCHQRTEELKGHNAPLSPWRDRPVEESIVLFERMKKGLFAEGEATLRMKMVMEDGKMDPVAFRIKYTPHHRTGDTWCIYPTYDYTHCLCDSFENITHSLCTKEFQARRSSYFWLCNALDLYCPVQWEYGRLNFTYTVVSKRKIIRLVETGVVRDWDDPRLFTLTALRRRGFPPEAINNFCARVGVTVAQTTTEPHMLEACVRDVLNDTAPRVMAVLDPLKVTITNLPAAAKTEIRVPDFPADESKGSHVVPFSKTIFIEQSDFREVMEKGYKRLTPEQPVGLRHAGYVISVQRVIKDDNGKVVELEVTCTSTDTTDKPKAFIHWVCDPLTCEVRLYERLFLHKNPEDTSEVPNGFLSDINPNSLHVIESALIDRSVSKAKVLDKFQFERVGYFSLDPDSTADKLVFNRTVTLKEDPGKI